In Paenibacillus sp. G2S3, a single window of DNA contains:
- a CDS encoding NAD(P)/FAD-dependent oxidoreductase, whose amino-acid sequence MSSIPKIVILGAGYGGILTAQRLQKALNYNEADVTLVNRHEYHYFTTHLHMPAAGTDSIEHTRVSISKLIDEFKIDLVKSSVQEIRTQQKKIILEDGTLSYDYLVIALGGEPETFGIPGLDKYALTIRSINSVRLIREHIEYQFAKYKNENNAQEHINFVVGGAGFSGIEFVAELADRIPGLCKEFDVDPSMVNIYNIEAAPTALPGFAPELVEYAMNLLTKKGVTFKMGVAIKECLPNGVILASGEEIKASTIVWTGGIRGNRLIEAAGFEAMRGRVKVDEYLRAPGQDNIFIIGDGSLMINPEGRPYPPTAQIAMQQGECCAHNLVAAIRNQQPKKFAFSNKGTVASLGKGQGIAVVGSKTYKGWTAAQLKKVVDMRYLFIIGGIPLVLKKGRFL is encoded by the coding sequence ATGAGTAGTATTCCCAAAATCGTAATCTTAGGCGCGGGCTATGGGGGTATTTTGACCGCACAGCGCTTACAGAAGGCTTTGAATTATAATGAAGCGGATGTCACGCTCGTAAACCGTCACGAGTACCACTATTTTACTACCCATCTACATATGCCTGCCGCGGGTACAGATAGTATTGAACACACTCGGGTGTCTATTTCTAAACTAATCGATGAATTCAAGATCGATCTCGTTAAGTCATCTGTTCAGGAAATTCGTACCCAGCAGAAAAAGATTATTTTGGAGGATGGTACTCTTTCGTATGACTATCTCGTCATTGCTTTGGGCGGAGAGCCTGAAACATTCGGTATTCCAGGACTTGATAAATACGCACTGACGATCCGGAGCATCAACTCCGTTCGTTTGATTCGTGAACATATTGAGTATCAATTTGCCAAATACAAGAACGAAAACAATGCTCAGGAGCATATCAATTTCGTTGTCGGTGGTGCCGGCTTTAGCGGAATTGAGTTCGTGGCCGAATTAGCGGACCGCATCCCTGGGTTGTGCAAAGAATTTGACGTTGATCCAAGCATGGTAAATATATATAACATCGAGGCTGCACCAACAGCTCTGCCTGGATTTGCTCCTGAACTTGTTGAGTATGCGATGAACTTGCTCACTAAGAAGGGTGTTACTTTCAAGATGGGCGTAGCTATTAAGGAATGTCTACCAAACGGTGTAATTCTGGCATCAGGCGAAGAGATTAAAGCTTCTACAATTGTCTGGACAGGCGGAATTCGGGGAAATCGTCTGATTGAAGCTGCAGGATTTGAAGCTATGCGTGGACGTGTGAAAGTAGATGAATATTTACGTGCACCAGGCCAAGACAATATCTTCATTATTGGAGACGGCTCCTTGATGATTAACCCAGAAGGACGTCCTTACCCGCCAACGGCACAAATTGCTATGCAACAGGGAGAGTGCTGTGCGCATAATTTGGTGGCTGCGATCCGTAATCAACAACCAAAGAAATTCGCATTCAGCAATAAAGGAACAGTAGCTTCTCTAGGCAAAGGTCAAGGGATTGCTGTAGTTGGCAGCAAAACTTATAAGGGCTGGACCGCAGCTCAATTGAAAAAAGTTGTGGATATGCGCTATTTGTTCATTATCGGTGGGATTCCGCTGGTTCTGAAAAAAGGAAGATTCTTATAA
- a CDS encoding NAD(P)/FAD-dependent oxidoreductase, protein MTQEQSGVPMSDLLIIGGGPAGMFAAFYGGMRQASVTLIESMPQLGGQLAALYPEKYIYDVAGFPKVTAQELVDNLTRQMDMFQSNIRLEEKVISVQKRDERHFVVTTDVAEYHSKAIIITAGVGAFEPRRLELPNAGRFEKANLHYFVNDLNAFKDKKVLISGGGDSAVDWALMLEPIAEQVTLIHRRDKFRAHEHSVENLMASKVNVITPTEITELHGDEFITKVTLSHIKTKETQEIEVDSVIVNFGFVSSLGPIAEWGIDIEGNSIVVDSRMETSIPGIFAAGDITTYPGKLKLIAVGFGEAPTAVNNAKVYIDPEAKLSPGHSSNMKL, encoded by the coding sequence GTGACACAAGAGCAATCCGGCGTTCCTATGAGCGACCTTTTAATCATAGGTGGCGGTCCAGCTGGCATGTTTGCCGCATTTTACGGTGGGATGCGTCAGGCATCAGTAACACTTATTGAAAGTATGCCCCAATTGGGAGGACAACTTGCTGCACTTTATCCTGAAAAATACATTTATGATGTAGCAGGTTTCCCAAAAGTAACTGCACAAGAATTGGTTGACAACCTGACACGGCAAATGGATATGTTCCAATCGAATATCCGGCTGGAGGAGAAAGTAATTTCTGTTCAGAAACGGGACGAACGCCATTTTGTAGTTACAACCGATGTAGCAGAATATCACAGTAAGGCTATTATCATCACAGCTGGTGTAGGCGCTTTTGAACCTCGTCGTTTAGAACTTCCAAACGCAGGACGGTTTGAAAAAGCCAACCTCCATTATTTTGTAAATGATTTAAATGCCTTTAAAGATAAAAAAGTTCTGATTAGCGGCGGTGGAGATTCCGCAGTGGACTGGGCGCTAATGCTGGAGCCAATCGCGGAGCAGGTAACCCTGATTCACCGCCGGGATAAATTCCGCGCGCATGAGCATAGCGTAGAGAATCTGATGGCTTCCAAAGTTAACGTAATTACACCTACTGAAATTACAGAACTGCATGGTGATGAGTTCATTACTAAGGTTACCTTATCCCATATCAAAACCAAGGAAACACAAGAAATCGAAGTCGACAGTGTAATCGTCAATTTCGGATTTGTTTCCTCTCTAGGACCCATTGCAGAGTGGGGTATCGATATTGAAGGAAACTCCATTGTCGTTGACTCACGGATGGAAACGAGTATTCCAGGAATCTTTGCTGCCGGCGATATCACCACATATCCAGGTAAGCTGAAGCTAATTGCTGTAGGATTCGGCGAAGCCCCAACGGCTGTAAATAACGCAAAAGTCTACATCGATCCTGAAGCCAAGCTTTCACCAGGACACAGTAGTAATATGAAACTCTAA
- the sda gene encoding sporulation histidine kinase inhibitor Sda, with translation MVELSDEMLLDSYHRAIELQLEHDFIALLLVEIRKRKLHSPVHAVLH, from the coding sequence ATGGTTGAATTGTCGGATGAGATGCTTCTAGACTCTTACCATAGGGCAATAGAACTGCAACTAGAGCATGATTTCATCGCTCTTCTACTCGTTGAGATTCGCAAACGCAAATTACACTCTCCAGTTCATGCGGTTCTTCATTAA
- a CDS encoding YheC/YheD family protein, with protein sequence MSGRQLASKWLKTEALLSDARVSHYIPMTRVYSADSLLAMLRRYGNVVIKPIVGGGGYGVIKVFRDSRGYGFTYMDRTRIYKDFKSMRRALHFVKVRRRYLIQQGISLARIGGRPIDYRVKVVKNGDVWEFRSMVGRLARPGLFVTNLCKGGTMLSCREGLRRSLPRIKASAKKAEMRRLTLVCIELMERHFPGIGELGFDYAVDYSGKIWILEVNTRPQ encoded by the coding sequence ATGTCGGGAAGACAATTGGCTAGCAAATGGTTAAAGACAGAAGCATTGCTCAGTGATGCGAGGGTTTCTCATTATATACCAATGACGAGGGTGTATTCGGCTGACTCACTGTTAGCCATGCTCCGGAGATACGGAAATGTTGTTATTAAACCGATAGTTGGCGGCGGAGGCTACGGTGTAATCAAAGTGTTTCGGGATAGTCGAGGTTATGGATTTACTTATATGGACAGAACTCGAATTTACAAGGACTTTAAATCCATGAGACGTGCACTCCATTTCGTCAAGGTTAGACGTAGATATTTGATTCAACAGGGGATTTCTCTCGCCAGAATTGGTGGGCGTCCTATTGATTACCGGGTTAAGGTAGTGAAAAATGGTGATGTTTGGGAGTTCCGCTCTATGGTAGGGAGATTGGCTCGGCCCGGTCTGTTCGTAACGAATTTATGTAAAGGGGGCACGATGCTTTCTTGTCGGGAAGGGCTTCGCAGATCGTTGCCTCGGATTAAAGCTTCGGCGAAGAAAGCAGAGATGCGCAGGCTAACGCTTGTGTGTATCGAACTAATGGAGCGGCACTTCCCGGGAATAGGTGAACTGGGCTTTGACTATGCCGTGGATTATTCAGGCAAAATATGGATTTTGGAGGTTAATACAAGACCTCAGTAA
- a CDS encoding GNAT family N-acetyltransferase has translation MLIRKLNAEEQPPLQLLLLADPSPSLVEAYLKRGQCYVAEVENCIIGVYVLLQTRPETVELVNIAVDENHQSKGIGKQLVHHAIQNARLLDAKTIEIGTGNSSVGQLALYQKCGFRITGIDRDFFIRHYSEEIVENGIKVVDMIRLSLDI, from the coding sequence ATGCTAATTAGGAAGTTAAACGCAGAAGAACAACCTCCCTTGCAATTGTTGTTATTAGCCGATCCTTCCCCAAGTCTTGTTGAAGCATATTTAAAAAGAGGTCAATGTTATGTGGCTGAAGTAGAGAATTGCATTATTGGTGTCTATGTTTTGCTGCAAACGAGACCTGAGACGGTGGAGCTAGTGAACATTGCCGTTGATGAGAATCATCAAAGTAAAGGGATCGGAAAGCAGTTAGTTCATCATGCGATTCAGAATGCAAGATTACTTGATGCAAAGACAATTGAAATCGGCACGGGAAATTCTAGTGTAGGACAACTGGCTCTTTATCAGAAATGTGGATTTAGAATTACCGGAATCGACAGAGACTTTTTTATCAGACATTACAGTGAAGAGATTGTTGAAAATGGGATCAAAGTTGTGGATATGATCCGTCTTTCGCTAGATATTTGA
- a CDS encoding iron-sulfur cluster assembly accessory protein, with the protein MINISEKAAEQLKVMLAEQEVPNMFLRIGVTPGGCSGFSYAMGFDDNESDQDVYMDIQEMKVVVEKENLRYLDGLEIDFEESGMTGGFTINNPNATATCGCGSSFRTATDAGKPNEEPC; encoded by the coding sequence ATGATTAATATTAGCGAAAAGGCAGCAGAACAATTAAAGGTGATGCTTGCTGAGCAAGAAGTGCCGAACATGTTCCTCCGTATTGGAGTAACGCCCGGCGGATGCAGTGGATTCTCTTACGCTATGGGCTTTGATGATAATGAAAGTGATCAGGACGTATACATGGACATTCAAGAAATGAAGGTTGTCGTGGAGAAAGAGAATCTTCGTTACCTGGACGGTCTCGAAATTGATTTTGAAGAATCCGGCATGACGGGTGGCTTCACCATTAATAACCCGAACGCTACTGCAACCTGTGGCTGCGGCTCAAGCTTCCGTACAGCAACGGATGCAGGGAAGCCTAACGAAGAGCCTTGCTAA
- the mqnE gene encoding aminofutalosine synthase MqnE encodes MSTLFTPQTDARMMNIIEKVRGGERLNLEDGVYLYQSNDLLTIGQLANEVNLAKNNNRVYFIENMSLYFTNVCESHCAFCNFRKDDGEEGAYTLSGQEMVQYVEQHIHPGVREFHIVGGHNDKVPFQYYVDSLKALNERFPEVTLKAYTAAEIDFFTRISGLSIREVLEQLRAAGLKTLTGGGAEILSDQYRKKMRVDKANVEEYLEVHRTAHQLGMKTHTTMLYGSIESHEDRIRHMMQIRDLQDETNGFMVFIPLSMQPKNKNAGIMRRNSAYEDLKTIAISRLMLDNFDHIKAYFINIGPQLTQVALNFGASDVHGTILKERISHAAGALTPEGLTRDELIWLVKGAGRIPVERDTFYNAIKVYE; translated from the coding sequence ATGTCTACTCTTTTCACCCCCCAAACAGACGCCCGAATGATGAACATTATTGAAAAAGTTCGCGGCGGCGAAAGATTGAATTTAGAAGATGGCGTTTATTTATATCAGAGTAACGATCTACTTACGATTGGCCAGTTAGCAAATGAAGTCAATCTCGCAAAGAATAACAACAGGGTATATTTTATCGAAAACATGAGTTTATATTTCACCAATGTTTGCGAATCTCACTGTGCATTCTGCAATTTCCGCAAAGATGATGGAGAAGAGGGAGCTTATACCCTTTCCGGTCAGGAAATGGTGCAATATGTCGAACAGCATATTCATCCAGGTGTGCGCGAATTCCATATCGTCGGCGGTCATAATGACAAGGTTCCTTTCCAGTATTACGTGGATTCTTTAAAAGCCTTGAATGAACGTTTCCCTGAGGTAACCTTAAAAGCATACACTGCAGCCGAAATCGATTTTTTCACCCGAATTAGCGGGTTGAGCATTCGTGAGGTGCTGGAACAGCTGCGTGCTGCAGGACTTAAGACGCTTACCGGTGGTGGCGCAGAAATATTATCCGATCAATATCGTAAAAAAATGCGTGTAGATAAGGCTAATGTGGAAGAATACCTAGAAGTTCACCGGACAGCACATCAGCTTGGCATGAAGACCCATACAACTATGCTCTACGGCTCGATTGAATCTCATGAAGATCGTATCCGGCACATGATGCAGATCCGCGATCTACAGGATGAAACCAATGGCTTTATGGTATTCATTCCATTATCTATGCAGCCTAAGAACAAGAATGCAGGGATTATGCGCCGCAACTCCGCTTATGAGGATCTGAAGACGATTGCGATCAGCCGATTGATGCTGGATAATTTCGATCACATCAAAGCTTACTTTATTAATATCGGTCCTCAGCTTACACAGGTTGCACTGAACTTCGGTGCTTCTGACGTACATGGTACTATTCTTAAAGAACGCATTAGCCATGCAGCTGGTGCCTTAACACCTGAAGGCCTCACTCGCGATGAATTGATCTGGTTAGTAAAAGGTGCTGGACGAATTCCAGTAGAACGCGACACGTTCTACAATGCGATAAAGGTGTACGAATAA
- a CDS encoding FAD-dependent oxidoreductase yields MRTLLVLGGGYGGLALIQELLNNHLPQDIEIILIDRMPYQGIKTEYYALAAGTVTDYHLRIQFPVHPRLTIRYGEVSSIDLDSRIVTMEPDETVSYDILAIALGCTDNYHNIPGADQYTCSIQTFAGTRETYQRLNDVKPYGTINIVGGGLSGVELAAELRESRPDLNIAILDRGERVLSAFPAKLSQYVEEWFHHHQVQTLGSVSVSHVEKDALFNGAEEILSDVTVWTAGIQPVKVVQELTVPKDRGGRIILDEYYRIPDYPEVYVIGDCASLPFAPSAQAAGAQGEQVAQVIQALWRGETPKLHPIRLKGTLGSLGKKAGFGLMGQRSVKGRVPRILKSGVLWMSKRTLG; encoded by the coding sequence ATGAGAACACTACTCGTTCTGGGCGGCGGCTATGGCGGCTTGGCCCTAATTCAAGAATTGCTCAATAATCACCTTCCTCAGGATATTGAAATTATCTTAATTGACCGAATGCCTTATCAAGGAATCAAAACGGAATATTATGCGCTTGCCGCAGGTACAGTAACCGACTATCACTTGCGGATCCAGTTTCCGGTTCATCCCCGTCTCACTATCCGTTACGGTGAGGTGAGTTCCATTGATTTGGACAGCAGAATCGTTACAATGGAGCCTGACGAGACTGTGTCTTATGACATTCTTGCCATTGCACTAGGCTGTACCGACAATTACCATAACATCCCTGGAGCTGATCAATATACTTGCAGTATCCAGACCTTTGCAGGAACACGCGAAACTTACCAACGTTTAAACGATGTGAAGCCTTATGGAACAATAAACATTGTAGGCGGTGGACTAAGTGGAGTGGAATTGGCGGCAGAGCTTCGGGAGAGCCGTCCAGACCTTAATATTGCTATTCTGGACCGCGGTGAACGTGTCTTGTCTGCCTTTCCTGCGAAGCTGTCACAGTACGTGGAGGAATGGTTTCACCACCATCAAGTACAGACACTTGGAAGTGTCTCTGTATCCCATGTGGAGAAAGATGCGCTTTTTAACGGTGCAGAGGAAATTCTTTCAGATGTTACGGTATGGACCGCAGGGATTCAACCGGTGAAGGTCGTGCAGGAATTAACAGTCCCGAAGGATCGCGGAGGCCGGATCATTCTGGATGAGTATTATCGTATACCAGATTATCCAGAAGTGTATGTGATTGGCGACTGCGCCAGCCTGCCATTCGCTCCAAGCGCACAAGCAGCAGGAGCGCAGGGTGAGCAGGTCGCACAGGTTATTCAAGCCTTATGGCGAGGCGAGACCCCTAAGCTTCATCCTATTCGTCTGAAGGGTACCTTAGGCTCACTAGGTAAGAAAGCTGGATTTGGTCTGATGGGCCAACGCTCCGTCAAAGGACGGGTTCCCCGTATCCTCAAGAGCGGGGTTCTCTGGATGTCAAAACGCACTTTAGGATAA
- a CDS encoding YuzB family protein — MRPIIEFCASNMGHGTDKLMHKLEENPDYDVIEYGCLNNCGECYLTPFAMVEGDIVAADTVAELEEKIDAKIKELEAWFNMDLD; from the coding sequence ATGAGACCAATTATTGAATTTTGTGCCAGTAACATGGGTCACGGAACAGACAAGCTAATGCATAAGCTGGAGGAAAATCCAGATTACGATGTGATCGAATACGGATGCCTGAACAATTGTGGGGAATGTTATTTAACTCCATTTGCCATGGTTGAAGGTGACATCGTTGCTGCAGATACGGTTGCCGAGCTAGAAGAGAAAATTGATGCTAAAATCAAAGAGCTTGAGGCTTGGTTCAACATGGACCTTGACTAA
- a CDS encoding NifU family protein, protein MSENAQSTEMYDEVLEVLDKLRPFLQRDGGDVELVDVEDGIVKLKLMGACGSCPSSTITLKAGIERALLEEVEGVQEVMQVF, encoded by the coding sequence ATGAGTGAGAATGCACAAAGCACCGAAATGTATGATGAAGTATTAGAAGTGCTGGATAAGCTTCGTCCGTTCCTACAGCGCGATGGCGGCGACGTTGAATTGGTCGATGTAGAAGACGGCATCGTTAAGTTGAAACTTATGGGTGCCTGCGGCAGCTGCCCAAGCTCCACGATCACCTTGAAAGCCGGGATTGAACGCGCACTTCTTGAAGAAGTAGAAGGCGTACAAGAAGTTATGCAAGTATTCTAA
- a CDS encoding MetQ/NlpA family ABC transporter substrate-binding protein produces MKKLLLTFFSLTLVVVLAACGNNNNASNSAATDAPKNGAATETSTEPVKLVVGASPVPHAEILKAIAPLLEAQGITLEIKEFTDYVQPNVQLSEKNLDANFFQHQPYLDDQNQKNGSDLVSVTAVHVEPFGAYSKKIKSIDELADGAKVAIPNDATNGGRALILLAKNGLISLKDDTNITSTQADITENKKNLKIIELDAAMLGRQLDEVDLALINTNYALEANLVPTKDALFIEGTDSPYANILVARPDNKDSDAIKKLAAALNSPEAKAFIEEQYKGSIIPAF; encoded by the coding sequence ATGAAAAAATTACTACTTACTTTTTTTAGTCTGACATTGGTTGTGGTGCTAGCTGCTTGCGGCAATAACAATAATGCTTCTAACTCGGCTGCTACTGATGCACCGAAAAATGGTGCTGCAACTGAGACATCTACAGAGCCTGTAAAATTGGTGGTCGGTGCTTCACCTGTTCCACACGCTGAAATCTTAAAAGCTATTGCTCCTTTGCTTGAAGCGCAAGGAATTACACTTGAAATCAAAGAATTCACTGACTATGTTCAACCAAACGTTCAGCTTTCAGAGAAGAATCTGGATGCTAACTTCTTCCAACACCAACCTTACCTGGATGACCAGAATCAAAAGAATGGTTCGGATCTAGTTTCTGTTACAGCAGTTCACGTTGAACCTTTTGGTGCTTATTCCAAAAAAATCAAATCCATCGACGAATTGGCTGATGGTGCGAAAGTTGCCATCCCAAATGATGCTACAAACGGTGGTCGTGCACTAATCCTGCTTGCCAAAAATGGACTGATTTCTTTGAAAGATGATACCAACATCACATCTACCCAAGCAGATATCACTGAAAATAAGAAAAACCTTAAAATCATCGAGCTAGATGCAGCAATGTTAGGTCGTCAATTGGATGAAGTAGATCTTGCCTTGATTAACACTAACTATGCTTTGGAAGCTAACCTAGTTCCTACTAAAGACGCTTTGTTCATCGAGGGTACGGATTCCCCTTATGCTAACATCTTGGTAGCTCGTCCTGACAATAAAGATTCCGATGCAATCAAAAAGCTGGCTGCTGCACTGAATTCTCCAGAAGCTAAGGCATTCATCGAAGAGCAGTACAAAGGTTCGATCATTCCAGCATTTTAA
- a CDS encoding methionine ABC transporter permease, whose amino-acid sequence MNFADLNWQEMMDATVATLQMLIFSGLFTIILGLPLGILLYLWGRSNSIVIRVTYSVLSFLVNILRSVPFIILMVALIPFSKAIVGTSIGVLGTIPPLVIGAAPFFARLVETALREVDRGVIEAAQGMGASTNQIVMRVLLPEARPGLLAGVTITLVTLVSYTAMSGMVGGGGLGDLAIRYGYYRYEKEVMIISVVLMVILVQLLQMAGDRLVRHFTRK is encoded by the coding sequence ATGAATTTTGCAGATTTAAACTGGCAAGAAATGATGGATGCTACTGTTGCTACTTTGCAAATGTTAATATTCTCTGGATTGTTCACAATTATTCTTGGTTTACCACTCGGAATTCTATTGTATTTATGGGGAAGATCGAATAGTATAGTAATCAGAGTAACTTACTCGGTCTTATCATTCCTTGTAAACATCCTGCGTTCCGTACCTTTTATCATTCTGATGGTGGCTTTAATTCCTTTTAGTAAAGCTATTGTTGGAACCTCCATCGGAGTACTCGGTACGATTCCACCGCTTGTGATTGGTGCAGCTCCATTCTTTGCTCGCTTGGTGGAGACGGCGTTAAGAGAAGTGGATCGCGGAGTAATCGAAGCGGCGCAAGGGATGGGAGCTTCCACGAATCAGATCGTTATGCGTGTTCTTTTGCCAGAGGCTCGTCCAGGTCTGCTTGCTGGGGTTACGATCACACTAGTTACACTGGTCTCCTATACGGCAATGTCCGGGATGGTAGGCGGCGGGGGGCTAGGAGATCTAGCGATTCGTTACGGATATTACCGTTATGAGAAGGAAGTTATGATTATCTCTGTAGTCTTGATGGTCATACTGGTGCAACTGCTACAAATGGCCGGTGATCGACTAGTACGACATTTCACACGGAAATAA
- a CDS encoding methionine ABC transporter ATP-binding protein, producing the protein MINLKGITKVYGKGSHAATALSGLNLSIEKGEIFGVIGHSGAGKSTLIRCINLLERPTEGEVWVDGIELTKLTQGQLQEQRRKIGMIFQHFNLLSSATVYDNIAFPLRLTGTSRADIDTKVKDLLALVGLEEHQDKYPSQLSGGQKQRVGIARALASDPDVLLCDEATSALDPQTTDSILKLLLDINKRFHLTIVLITHEMHVIQSICDRVAVIHGGGIVEQGKVTEVFLKPQHEVTRDFIRSESQNEGPLRTALDAAAGDNSQAVKITFFGEKTYGSALSNVVRETGVSFAILHGTISTIKDVPYGQMIVRFEGPSEAIAVTIAELTAQGLEVEVIS; encoded by the coding sequence TTGATTAATCTAAAAGGAATTACTAAGGTATATGGAAAAGGCAGCCATGCAGCCACAGCACTTTCCGGATTGAATCTGTCTATCGAAAAAGGTGAAATATTCGGAGTCATCGGCCATTCTGGAGCGGGAAAAAGCACATTGATCCGTTGCATTAATCTGTTGGAGCGTCCTACCGAAGGGGAAGTATGGGTAGATGGCATTGAACTAACCAAGCTTACCCAAGGCCAGCTGCAGGAGCAGCGGCGCAAAATTGGGATGATTTTTCAACATTTCAATCTGCTATCTTCTGCGACTGTATATGATAATATTGCTTTTCCTCTGCGACTCACAGGTACCTCGAGAGCAGATATTGATACAAAAGTGAAAGACCTGCTTGCTCTAGTTGGGCTTGAAGAACACCAGGATAAGTATCCCTCTCAATTATCAGGAGGACAAAAGCAACGGGTCGGCATCGCACGGGCACTTGCCAGCGACCCTGATGTCCTGCTATGTGACGAGGCAACCTCTGCGCTTGACCCACAAACGACAGACTCTATTCTTAAGCTATTGCTCGATATTAATAAACGGTTCCATCTGACCATTGTGCTGATTACTCACGAAATGCACGTGATTCAGAGCATTTGCGACCGTGTTGCAGTCATTCATGGTGGTGGTATCGTTGAGCAAGGTAAAGTTACGGAGGTATTCCTGAAGCCACAGCATGAGGTTACTCGCGATTTCATTCGCAGTGAATCACAGAATGAGGGCCCCCTTCGTACGGCGCTTGACGCTGCTGCTGGGGACAACTCTCAGGCCGTCAAAATTACTTTTTTCGGAGAGAAGACCTATGGCTCTGCACTCTCCAATGTAGTACGTGAAACGGGTGTTAGCTTTGCCATTTTGCATGGCACCATTTCAACGATTAAAGACGTACCTTATGGACAAATGATTGTTCGGTTCGAAGGTCCATCTGAAGCGATCGCTGTGACGATAGCCGAGCTAACCGCTCAAGGTCTTGAAGTGGAGGTGATTTCGTAA
- a CDS encoding Cthe_2314 family HEPN domain-containing protein: protein MLRVILGEPPRKNSGVLADAMENMATFAALLRKEMSAHEDSDHEYRKLEIWTRGLISSLDELEQSWFAAAFYRKSVIAGYMDDMSPVEQGDYARYVYFYKDGFIRVFSLLDKLGTVLNHFYDLKTSKLKTHFSYFTVLRQLQLLNVHPALADQLEQIKNSYRDPLENLRKRRNAEIHYMNSEMQDDLWQRHQGLHDKIQLEDLDSHLEDLKQSLEMNCKTLIAAFSYSNEQLRKEISKAKSIQS, encoded by the coding sequence ATGCTGCGGGTTATACTTGGAGAGCCGCCTCGAAAGAATAGTGGTGTGTTGGCTGATGCGATGGAGAATATGGCCACTTTTGCAGCCTTGCTGCGCAAAGAAATGAGTGCCCATGAGGATAGTGACCATGAATACCGAAAGCTGGAGATTTGGACACGTGGACTGATCTCCTCATTGGATGAATTGGAGCAAAGCTGGTTCGCGGCCGCTTTTTACCGGAAATCGGTAATTGCTGGTTATATGGACGATATGTCGCCAGTGGAGCAAGGTGATTATGCGCGTTATGTTTATTTTTATAAAGATGGATTTATTCGTGTGTTCTCTCTTCTGGACAAGCTTGGAACGGTACTGAATCATTTTTATGACCTCAAAACCTCCAAATTAAAAACGCACTTTTCTTATTTTACAGTGCTTCGTCAACTTCAATTATTGAATGTGCATCCTGCATTAGCGGATCAACTGGAACAGATCAAGAATTCCTATCGAGATCCACTGGAGAATCTACGCAAACGCAGGAATGCTGAAATTCATTATATGAATTCCGAGATGCAGGATGATTTATGGCAGCGACATCAAGGCCTGCATGACAAGATTCAGCTTGAGGATCTAGATAGCCATCTTGAGGATTTAAAGCAATCCCTCGAAATGAACTGTAAAACATTAATCGCAGCATTTAGCTACAGCAATGAACAGCTGCGTAAGGAAATTAGCAAGGCAAAGAGCATACAATCCTAA